One Vigna unguiculata cultivar IT97K-499-35 chromosome 11, ASM411807v1, whole genome shotgun sequence DNA window includes the following coding sequences:
- the LOC114169987 gene encoding equilibrative nucleotide transporter 1 — translation MVFTESSLLLPSGSNSRKSTVPEDKWDLAYIVYFSLGFGYLLPWNAFITAVDYFSYLYPDTSVDRVFAVVYMLIGLVGISLIILYRHSSNAFLRINVGLVLFVVSLLIVPLIDAFYVKGRVGVNGGFYATAFAVALSGVADALVQGSIVGSAGELPPRYTQAVVAGTAGSGVLVSVLRVITKAVYPQDASGLQKSANLYFSVSIVIVFICMVLYNIVHKLPIMKYYNELKVEAAAANGDSGPPTGAVWRSTLWDIVGSIKWYGFGIVLIYAVTLAIFPGYVTEDVHSQVLKDWYPILLIAAYNVFDLVGKSLTAVYLLQNTKVAIGSCIARLLFFPLFLGCLHGPQFFRTEIPVTILTCLLGLTNGYLTSVLMIMIPKAVKLQHSETAGIVSVLFLVFGLAAGSVIAWFWVI, via the exons ATGGTTTTCACGGAGTCTTCTCTTCTCCTTCCGTCCGGTTCGAACAGCAGGAAGAGCACTGTTCCGGAAGACAAATGGGATTTGGCGTACATAGTGTATTTCTCCCTGGGATTCGGTTACCTTCTCCCGTGGAACGCTTTCATCACAGCCGTTGATTACTTCTCCTATCTTTACCCTGACACCAGCGTTGACCGCGTATTCGCCGTCGTTTACATGCTCATCGGCCTCGTCGGAATCTCCCTCATCATCCTCTACCGTCACAGCTCCAACGCCTTTCTCAGAATCAACGTTGGTTTGGTCCTGTTCGTCGTTTCGCTCCTCATCGTTCCCCTAATCGACGCCTTCTACGTTAAGGGTCGTGTCGGAGTCAACGGTGGATTCTACGCCACCGCCTTCGCCGTCGCCCTCTCCGGCGTCGCCGATGCCCTCGTGCAGGGTTCCATTGTCGGCTCCGCCGGCGAGCTGCCGCCGAGGTACACGCAAGCTGTCGTCGCTGGCACCGCCGGTTCTG GGGTGCTTGTTTCTGTGCTGAGGGTAATCACGAAAGCTGTTTACCCACAAGATGCCTCTGGTCTACAAAAGAGTGCAAATCTGTACTTCTCTGTATCAATTGTGATTGTGTTCATATGCATGGTTTTATACAACATAGTGCACAAACTTCCTATTATGAAGTATTACAATGAACTTAAGGTTGAGGCGGCCGCAGCAAATGGAGACAGTGGTCCCCCGACAGGAGCTGTGTGGAGGTCGACTTTATGGGATATTGTGGGGAGCATCAAGTGGTATGGATTTGGCATTGTGCTCATATATGCTGTGACTCTGGCAATTTTTCCTGGTTACGTTACTGAGGATGTGCACTCTCAAGTCCTTAAGGATTGGTATCCAATTCTCCTAATTGCTGCCTATAATGTGTTTGATCTGGTTGGCAAGTCTTTGACAGCAGTTTATCTCCTACAGAATACAAAAGTTGCAATAGGTAGTTGCATAGCAAGATTGCTGTTTTTCCCTCTCTTCTTAGGGTGCTTGCATGGTCCCCAATTCTTCCGGACTGAGATTCCTGTGACGATACTAACTTGTCTCTTAGGGCTTACTAATGGCTACCTAACCAGTGTATTGATGATTATGATTCCTAAAGCTGTAAAGTTGCAGCATTCAGAGACTGCAGGGATTGTGAGTGTATTGTTCTTAGTTTTTGGTCTGGCTGCTGGGTCTGTTATTGCTTGGTTTTGGGTCATCTGA